Within Spinacia oleracea cultivar Varoflay chromosome 4, BTI_SOV_V1, whole genome shotgun sequence, the genomic segment CATGGAAGTACAGCAGTAGCAGAGAAGAGCAGAAGGTGCAGAGATTTTTGACAAAAACGGGAAATAGAAATTCAGAAAATTTGCccaaaaatggaaaaaaagaaCATGAATTTAAGTAGTTGGACCATTGATGATGACTTACTTGTGCTTATTGGTTGAATTTTTTGAACTTCATTGATGACGCTTCATTAATGAAGACCTCATTGATGGCGCAGACCTCATTGATGGCGCAGAGAAGAGATGAAGAGTTTCCCagacttttttttttaggtttCAAAGGGTTTATATACCCtgatattttggagggaaaagggGTGCACATAGAGAAAATGAGCAGCACGTGACTATCACGTGAGGGTCAACGCCGGCAGATCAAAGTCAATGCCtgaatattctttttttttgtctttcgcAAATTATTTTTACATTTAGGTgtgtttttacaaaaaaaaaatttaaaaggtccCTTCTCGCAAATTCTGGATTATAAAAGGTCCCTTTTAGCAATTTTAccttaattttatgatgaaatCTTATTAGATTTGTATGCAGTTACACTATTCATTCTCGTACGGTAGCCGGTAAGATGCATTCATTAGGAGTATTAATTTGACTATTAGAGCACAGGACAATGTCATGTGTGTGGAAGTTGGAAAATtcattggaatttggaatttcgGACCAATTGATTTAAGAAAATAAAACTGTATTTTCAGATTATTTATGTTATctcatttgttttattttatgtgATGTATGCTTATACTGGTTGATCGGGTGAACATGAATGACTttatcaaagaaaaagaactagGGTTTGTTGTatcaatatttgttttttgttctactgtattttttttttattgatttttcctATAAGGTTAAAATTGGTTTTGGATACactagagttctaaaataactctacaaaGTAGAGTTTGAGCAATATCGTCCATTTGatgaaaaatcaatggctcatatattatctttccaaaatcccccttatattttctcatttatatCCACCTACTGGTTTTCCCTTCCCACtaatatgagccattgattataaaatgtatggtttagatacaactctaccttgtagagttttattaaaacccGAAGGATCCGGACTCGTTAAAATTAGATTAGTAAAAATAAATATCCAGTGTTTAACATCATAGTTTGTCATAGATACTTGGTGATTATATAGTCAGGAACCCGAGAATGATAGATCGACCACGAGAATTAACAATCTAATGAAAATGATAGACGGAAAGTGATATCAAAACTCATTACTCACTTCTTCTACAGAGCAATCTTTAAAGGTCGGAAGGAAGGAGTATTGGTTTTCTATACCAAATTACTAGGCGTTTTGGAAATTGAGGCAACATCAACAACTAATGCCATATGACTCGTATTTAGCAGAAAAGACAATACAGTAAAGTAATAAGAATTGTAGAAGTGTGGTCTCAATAATATGATGTGGAGTTTAGAACCATTACGAAACCAATGACAGCAAAACTTTGCTTATAAAGTCCAAGAACATCATGTGACACTCATCTTTCAGGTAACATCATAAACACATCATACCAATtgactgttggttcagtggtgattggggctgaacttggtaggaaaAACCtatgttcgatcccccgcaacaacaattgggaggggactagaACCTATCTACCCAGAACTCGCCCTGAATCCGGAttaaccctaagggtgaaccgggtgctaacaccaaaaaaaataaccaCATCATATATCTATCCTTAGCTAAGCTTGCCACAACATTATTAACCAGATAATCTGTAATTAACACAAATTAGTGAATTCGAAATCACCTAGATTCACGCTCCCTCTCTAAACAGATACTCCCTACAAACATCCAACTTAGTGAACTGATAATGGTAAAGAAGTTCCTGATTCTACAAAAGACCAGTAACATTCATTAGGAAAGAAGATTAATGAGCACCAAACTGTACTTTACATGCTGTCAATTGCCATACAGAAACGTTTCCATTATAAATATGCTTCAATCCAAATATCAGACCTACACTCTGCCCTACCAAgatttaaaaacaaaaattaaaaaaaaattaagaacccTATTCAGTATTCAGTATTCAGTATTCAGATATAGATATGTAACAACCCCACTGATGTATCGTTTTCATTTTCCGAAAACAAAACGACCTCTCCTTAAGCCCACCTTATCCCTCTTTATCATGGATCAGCTTGGAGAATACCAGTAACAAAATTTACCACCTCACAAAGTGATTGTAATCACAAGGACTACTCTAGAAGCCATCATAAAGTTGCTGTACTCACTGTCTGCCACACACTGAAGACTGAAGACTGAAGACATGTAAAAAGAAGAATTTCAGCTGTGTTTTTCACATTTCTAAAGATATTCTCCGTACAGTCTAAATTCGACATATGAATACGGTACAAGACATGACAACACTATTTGCCACTTTCAAGAGTGCAAATAATGCTCTTGTTATTCCTAGATGATCAACGGCAACAGAAGAAACCTTCCGGTAACAAAAAGTCACTGCAACAAAAGTTCAGTATTGAAGAGGAAGAAAACAAATGACAGGTAAACTTCTAGgtatttcatattcattcaaGTGGATCATCCACCATATTCAGAATTTTAACTGTACACAGAATATCATGGTTTCAAAGGGTACAAAAGTTAGGGATGAAATCCGAACTACACAAAGGCCTACCCACAACCTGAGATGAAAATGGTGATATAAAATAATAGTACACACTGATCAGGTAATTAATGTTACTCCCAAGTCCTAACCTAACCTTGCATAGAACCGCCTGAGGAAGAAGAACTCACAGAAAAATTACTCACTccgttaataaaaaaaatactcaggAAGCCACATCCTTGAATTGTCAGTCACCAATCACCACACCCAGAATTCTTCAAACCTGACTATGTTCCTTCAATTGATGTCCTAGAAAAAGCACAGTTGAAGTAACATTTGGATGGTCGTATAAGCTGTCAAGAGCTGAAAGGAAACTCCAGATACATACATGGCAGGCCATTCAGATTTTCTTAGCTATGCAGAAAAGAATTGTGGTAAGTCTGATAACAATATACAGTGTACTTCAGCATCCGATGCTTTTCATGATCCTTTTAAGCCGCTCAACAACTTTGGCTGGATTAGCAGAAGATCCAGAGAGATTAATGGCATGGTAATTCAAACCTTTCCACTGGGAGATCAATTGGAAATGGGGACGCCGAAACTGGCTGCTAATAATTTCAAGAATTACGGTTTCTGGTAATGCTGATACTACGTGAGTCAGACCTGCCCCATGAGCTCCAATAATCACTGATGCATCCTCAATAGCTCGGACTTGTTCTCTCATAGGCATGTGACCAAACAACCCATTTATGAGATTTACACTACATTGAGAATAATTAGAAGCCCATGCCTTCAATGAATCAAACACTTCTTGTTCATTGCTGAGCCTGGATTCAACTTTACCACCATGACGTGGATGTGCCACATAATCTTCACGCCGAACGAAAAGTACATTATGTTCTGAAGATGGCTTCAGTCTTTTGGGGCTATCCACAGGAAAGTCAAAAGCTGCCTTTATCATCTCCCCAAATTCTGATAGTCGTGCAGTTTTGCGATCATCAGGATTTGCCCACAGGGTTTTCGCAGAAGCCCCGCGACAATCAATATGTTGGCTGAGACCCTTAAACCAGGCTGTCTCATATCCCAAAGGTACAAAGACAGCATGACGAAAGCAGACTGGACCAGTGAAGTTTTTAGCAAACCTAATACTTGAAAATAGTGCTTCCCATGTTTCTTCCAATTGTGTCTGGAAAAAAAAGTGATCATGTGTTACATTAAACTTAGTTGACTTTGAAACATCAGACTTCACATGGAAGCAATAGAAGTGTTCAACTAGAAGAAAATGCAGACGAGAAAACTCATAACTAGATATTTTTTCCAAGTCAAGAGAATAGCAGATTCCCAATCAAGCCTATAATGAATAATACGGTTTTCCATTTTGAGACAAGTAATCTCTGTTAGTTTTGCAGGCCCAACAAGTCCAACTAGGGAGTATCCAGTAACACATGACTGGTCCCGTGACGGGTTGTGACGAGGTAAGGAGTCATGCCACTCAACTGTGTGCTGTTGGCCGTGGCTTAGTGTCCCGCATACAATCAGAGTTACCTAATAGGCTAATATGAAGTATGATATGCTTCGCTGTTGAATTTGGCCAAAAGTACCAGTTTTGTTTACAATTCGCCTTTGTAAGTATGTGGGGCGTGGGGGGAAAAGAGTATTAGTTAACACTGCATACGAGTGATACGACAACGCACGTCTATGCACGGTGCATGACAGTGTGAGTCATGGCACATGACCTGTATGCTGATGTGCCACGTGATTTTTCGTGTTTCAATATTTGATTTTGTCGTAGTTTTCTCATTCTAGGTTGTTAGGATTCCAAAATGTGATATTCCCTCATAACTGTCAATTGACTCAATTGTTTGGGGAAGATAGAATATGAGTTTCCTATACTGCTGTGCCGCTTGATTTTTCGAGTTTCAATGATTGATTCAGTGGTAGTAGGTTGCTAGGACTGTAAAATGTTATATTCCCTCATAACTGCCAATTGTTTGAGGAAGATAGAACATGAGTTTTCTAATAGTTGTATTCTTGATCTAGGAGACTAGTAAGAGTCTACAACATCTCTTGTCTGGAGTAGGAGTAGGATTTATGATCTTTAAAGTGGAACGGGTAATTATTCTTCAAAAGTAACACTGAGTTCCTCCTCTCAAATACCCTTTGAGAGATTGAGAGAAGGGACTCTGTAATACGCTATCTACATACGTTGTGCTGGATGGGTGATTACTGGCAAGTAATAACCGTTGATTGATTGGTGATATTTGGAGGTTTCTTCCACTACTTGATTAGTGGGAGAGGTGTTTACTACTTACATTGAGTTTTCCATTATCTTGTGATTCAGTTTTGATTCCTAATTTATCTTGTTGCTTATTCTGGGCTTTAAAATTTTGTCAGGTAATTATGACTCATGAGTCATGACCAAGCACATAAGCATATAAGACAAGTCTCATAGTTCAGAGCCAATGTTCTACAAGGTACTCGCACAGTTTAACATATTCAAGTACCAATCGAGCATGCCAAAAGaaatgaacaaaaaaaaaaagtaaacgaCTCACTTACCTTGCTGTGACCATCAACAAAAACCACATGCGGCCGTGTTGGCAAGCCAGTAACCCTAGAGCTAACATACGCACTATACCAATCTGTATATGTGTGAAATACATTAGCATACTCAAACCGCGTCAGCAATAATGTTGGCTCCTCAATCCACTGCAAGCACAAGGTGCTGTGTAaggtaaacaaaaaataataaatgctAGAAAACAAAATATATCTACAACGTATAAAGAAGCAAGAATTCAAGATTACAATTTAAAGTGGTTAGTTTCACTGCACTATATTGACTAATAAAGTCCAAATGTCTCTTTGGACATCATCCTTTTCTACACTTTGAGGCCTATTCCACTCCTATCTCATTGCtaaatttcttgacaaagattAAACTTCTttgtcatcattatcattaccccatgcctcaaagaggctcccgcaagaagcggggtaagggggatTAAACTTCTTTGTATTAAGAGAAAAACAGAAAGGCACGAAGTAAAGGTTGTATCGGTAAATAAGAGGGTGAACCAACAATTTCTTGGAGTACTTTCATACCTATTACATTAGCTTAAGATTGAAGTACAATTGTCAAGAAAAAGGTTCTTCTCCCATAAAAGGAAAACAGATGAACCTTATACTTTTAGGCGTGTTAGCTTGAAACAGTGCCCATTTCTCAATCTTACAATCATTTTAAAAAGAAGACATTTCTCAACCTAACCTGTTCAATTATATCCAATACAAGCCCATGAAGAAGGATCATAAAGAGCTCATCTATCACTGCAGATTTTTTTTGTCTCCCTGGCCTCTTACTCCCTATATGGAGGGCTTCTCCCCACCGTCGCCAAGTGGGACATCACATTCAGTTATTGCTTAAATTATGTACATTTAACTACAGATTGAGTTACCTAAAACCAAAACTATCCCCTCATAGATAATGTGAGGAATACAAGCTCAATTATGAGTCAGCGACCTTCCATTTATGCATAACCATACCACATACAACATTTTTATGTCAATTTGCAAAACCTAGTAATAAGGGCATTAAATCCTAAGATACTCAGACTCAGGCATTCCACACTCGTGTCTGGCACGAGTATCAGAGTATGTGTCTAAGCTCAATATCTCCAGTTCTCCTTGCCTTCTTCACAATTACTTcagaaaaaaataagtttccATATGTTAAGTTTGGTTCCAATAAGGCTACCTATGTTCAATTCGCAACCACAACACAGTTCTGGTAAGGGCCAATAAGTTCAATTGAGGCTTCGTTTGGTTTGGCGGAGAACGCTCCCGGTGAAAAATgaatttccatggaaaacatattCCAAGGAAAAACACAAATCCACACTAGTTTTCACTGGTTTAGttccttacaagaaaattcatatAAAAAAGGGGAAGTTTGAGTAAGAAGGGTGAGGATTGATGGGAAGATAGAAGAGAGAAGCAAagaggaaaagtggtttccctccaaATTGAAAAGGTTTTCCACCCTTAGTGTTATTGGAAAATTATTTTCTACCCCTCCCAAAACAAACCAAAAAAGTTTTAAAAAGGGACATTCATTTACCTTGGAAACGCTTtagatgaaaccaaagtccaaACATTCCCTTAGTGAAATCCAAATGAAGAGGACACATCCTTATCCCTAATGGCACGTTTGGTAACCGGTAATAAATgatggaaattaaaataaatttaattgatatttgacaagaaaaataacatcaTAATATCCATGGTAATTGAAATCTTATCTCAAACTTGATATTTTTCTTTGTAAATTTGCAATCCCAACCAGTTTTCCAAATGGAATGGATGATAATGAAAATATATGAAGAACAATAGATTGTTTTGAGTGAACTAACATTACGTGGGAAAggatattgattttccttaaaaatttacattcaaatttatCCCAAGACAGTTTCTCACTCAAATCTTTATGGAAAGAATTTCCATGACATTGGTCTAAACGAATTGTAAATGTCCATACTCAAGTTAGTGTCGACGATCCGACAAGGTACTCGAACGGAAACAAAGAATTATACTTCGTACTAGATTCACACTTGAACTTCATTACATTAGTGTTGCACATGTAgaataattccaattaattaaaaaaatgtgATCTTATTAAGCATTATATAACTAGCGTATTGAATTCAATCCATTATGAAACAAAAATCTAGCAGAATATTTCAGATATTAATGAAAAAGAATGCTGTTTTTAGAAACCCTAACCTCAGAGCATTGAAAATCAGCATCATCTTCAACCAACTCCATAGACTGAAACAATTCTCTCATCGTATGCTTCATAATCTCTCCTTCATCAACGTTTTCATCAAGAAACTTCTTCGAAACGGCCTTCACTGGCTGTTTCTTTCCCACTGGTCGTTTCCTCCCCACCCCGTTTCGCCTCAACCGAAACGCGCCGTCTTCAAAAACAGGAAGCTCCTCCTCATCTGACCGTCCGATCACCTCctcaattctctctcctccgatCGACATCCGGATCTTACTCGGATCCATCATGACCCGCCCGCCCTCACAAATGGAGCTCCGGAGCGTCCCACTGAAGTGACACCGGAACCACGAGGAGTTCCCGTTGGCGGCGAAGGAGGAAGCCCGAGGGAGGATAGTGGAGGTTTTGTTGAACCCATTACCGAAGAAACCCTCACAGGAGGAGAGAAAAGGTGAAGGTGTGGTCCACGGGAGGTAGGAAGGGAGGATGGGCCAGGGCTTTGAGGCGGAGGCAAAAGAAAGTTGCGGTGGTTCTAGGGAGTGGGTGACGTGGAGGCGGCGGTTGCGGTGGAGattgaaggaggagagagaagggtaGTGGTGCGAGTAGTAAGTGAAGAAGATGAAGTTGAAGAGGAAAATAAGGAGGAGGGAGATGGTGGTTTTTTTGGTGAGAAGTTTGCGAgttaggtggtggtggtgggatttTGGTGTGCCCGCCATTGTTgctaaggagagagaaagtggcgGTAGAGATGAGTTGTTGGGTGGGAGTGGAGGGTTGTTGCTAGATTTGCGCCATTGGCGTGTGATTGGGGGTATTTGGAGTTTGTTGTGATTGTTCAACTTTTGGATTATGAGTCTTATGACTGAATTAGCcactttttttaaataaataaataaataaataaggaaaataCAATTAGGATAGAGGATAACACTAATTTAGCGCTATGAAGAATTGATAGAAGATGCATGCTACTACAACAATCGTTATACGTATCAGAATTTACCACAATGGTTAATTATCCAACTAGCAATTTggcccgtgcaatgcacgagATCAATTTATAAAGTGTTAAAATAACTTACATTGCTTGACATACAACAATTTTTAGGTATtatgaaattttaaattatttatgtaaATTCATAAATTTTGTTTACTGTaagatataaatatataaataaataacatttaaggTTATTACTAAATTAATCGAAATAATATTTAGAGAAAACAATCAACAACCGTGATAATATACTGTACAATATAATATCTATGATAAAACAAATgataattaaaataatcatactccgtaataaacaTGGATGAAAATTGAGATTTGACCATAGAAAATTAAAGAAGATACACGCGACACATAACATAAAACACGCACACATACCTCCGGAAAAATGTATGATGatatttttttgttgaaaatgaTGCTGATATAGAGTTGATGGTGTTGTGATATGATGAAATAGTTGATAGTTCAATTTATTTATAAGGAGTGCAAGGAAGATGAGAGGTTGATGGCTTATTTTGATTAGATGTTTAGTTTTCTCTTTTTTGTAGTTAAGAATTTAAAAAGACTATTAACTTATACAAAGTAAGTACTAGTGTTTAAtgtttattgttattgttattgttatggaatattagttgattaatataatttaaGTTAGTTTATTAAGTTATGATTATTTATTGTATGTTTATGTTATGTGTGTCTTTTgagttgtttatttatttatttagttaattaattaattaattaattaattttaataagggtgtcttttgaattttctctattttaattataaaaaatgtaGAAAAAAGGTAGATTGATGAGGTGatgacacttgtcattttgtcaCCTATAGTTACAGtttttatagactaggtatagattctCATTATGTATATTTAAGAGAGG encodes:
- the LOC110774679 gene encoding beta-1,2-xylosyltransferase codes for the protein MAGTPKSHHHHLTRKLLTKKTTISLLLIFLFNFIFFTYYSHHYPSLSSFNLHRNRRLHVTHSLEPPQLSFASASKPWPILPSYLPWTTPSPFLSSCEGFFGNGFNKTSTILPRASSFAANGNSSWFRCHFSGTLRSSICEGGRVMMDPSKIRMSIGGERIEEVIGRSDEEELPVFEDGAFRLRRNGVGRKRPVGKKQPVKAVSKKFLDENVDEGEIMKHTMRELFQSMELVEDDADFQCSEWIEEPTLLLTRFEYANVFHTYTDWYSAYVSSRVTGLPTRPHVVFVDGHSKTQLEETWEALFSSIRFAKNFTGPVCFRHAVFVPLGYETAWFKGLSQHIDCRGASAKTLWANPDDRKTARLSEFGEMIKAAFDFPVDSPKRLKPSSEHNVLFVRREDYVAHPRHGGKVESRLSNEQEVFDSLKAWASNYSQCSVNLINGLFGHMPMREQVRAIEDASVIIGAHGAGLTHVVSALPETVILEIISSQFRRPHFQLISQWKGLNYHAINLSGSSANPAKVVERLKRIMKSIGC